AAGTTTTCTAATTAATTTCCTTCTGGTGAAAGAACTATCAAACTTTTGTTCAACGAATGGTCTTTCActttatttatctaaaatattatttttcgtCTAATAAAGTTTTCGTAAATAATTAAGAATGTATATTGATGTGTATTGGTAACATATTATTCGTTTATTTAAGCGATTCTGTTTGCCAAAATCCCTCTGATTATCAGGTTATTAGCATTTGGAGTTGTGGATGGATTTTATTCTCTTTCTTTGTCTTTACATAATATCGAATATATGTAAAAGTCTTTGGTGCGTCAACGTCCAAACCATCTGACACTTGTCAGACAACCATGTGTTCAGTAATAAAGCAGACCGATCTAGACACGTGAAGCAGTCGAAGCTTTGCATCGCTGTAATGATGACCAAATAATTTTATTCCATATTTTCTCTTATtattccatatttttttttggcacaCGAAAACTGCCAATGccgacaaaaaagaagaagaagaagtctgcATATCTATATAAGCATCTCAAATTAACGACCCCGTAAACAAAAAGGCTTCTAAAGTTTACaggaaaaaaataacaaatatctAGTCGGAGAAGCAAACatcatttcatattttttccaCAACGCAAGCATAactttaaagtttaaatttgtatattttaacagtttttttttgtttttgtcgtaTATATAGTAAACTAGGGAGGAAGGTTTGGTATAGCTAAAGTGAACTCGAGATTGGGAGTTTCAATCTCTGGTCTTGTCCCTGTGAGACTTGACGAATCCGACGACAATCGTTCGTAGCTTGGACATCTTTGATCCAcattctgataaaaaaatttaatcaaacaaaaatatgataagagatcatataataaaatcttatataCATTTGCAAATTTACAACCCCCCTCCTGATTTGTACTTGGCcatatcaaattatttttgaagattttaaaatctttttataaaaGCAAAGTATATATCACCCCAAAGTCTTTCTTTTCTCCTCTTTTGAGACATAAAAGTACACTTTTTAATTGCCAAAATGAAAGACAAAAGGTAAATTAAAAGTTCTTTATactaaggtgatgattgttttcctagtttctagattttagattttggtttttggtttttagtttttggtttttggattttagattttggtttttagtttttgattttgcagtagattttagttttttgaaaaacatgaatggtgattttagattttggtttttagtttttggtttttgctggtaaaataatcaaagaaattttttgttaatagtACAATACTATTCTGGaaataatagatataaaatatcattaccCAAACACACAagcttattttaaaataaataaaaacaaaataatttaattctatgtttaaacataaatataaatttaatttgtgtttaaacataattatatatatatatactttatattataaacttgtacatataatatatgtcaaaatccATACTAGAAAACTTTAAGTAAAATGTGtagacatatttttttaataatttttttcagaactataatctatatatattcattaatggttaactacaaaaaaatttaattctaTGTGTAGAACTATATATACATTAGTTTTATGTAAAAATTTGAATTAAATAATTGGAGATAAATATTatgtacaaatttaaattaaaaatgtaacaaaaaattaacaacTATTTCCAAAATTTGTAGCAAAATAAATCTAAACATGTGCTATAGTACatattattagttaatttttttaataataaaataataaatttcattaaaatattttacataaaaattaaaaaaaaaatttaaatacaagACTAATTAAAGTGTAGCAAAActattatacttttttttttaactattatacTTATAATTGACAAATTTAACCAATTCCCTATAAAATTTATggtacaaaatatttattaacattAATAAATTAACTTACCTTAATAGAAATTTAATTGCTTTGATAAATAGTGAAGATATAATTAACTCCAACTGCAGAGAAagtaatgttgttttttttagaaagaaaGGAATGTCGTTTTACGTTTGTGTCTGTGCTGTTTGTTTCTGTGTTGTTAAGAGTCATAATTGTAGGTTTTACATACTACATTATTtatctaaattattaatatcttaaaaaaaaatactttttagttTTTGCTCGTAGCAAAATATAGGGAGAAACCAAGAAAAaagagattttggtttttaagtAGAAAAGAGTGGAAAGAatcaaaaactagtttccctaaaaaaataggaaatctactttACCAAAATCATGATTGGGTAAAAAATGGATtttgaaaaatcaaaaaccaaaaactactttagaaactccaaacaatcaacctctaactttttttttccttttcaccCTCGAATTTTGCAGTCCCATTTCATTTCAATGCTCTTTTGTTTAAGTTTTGAATGTTTGATACCTTATTTGATGACATGTCTAGACCTGATGCCTTTGCCTTTAAGTGGAACCGAGCTTCACTGTTATACAGACAGACATCACagttttattacaaaatatatgttaCATTTCTCATATGATGCAAATATAGAAAATAGCTTAATAGTTGTAGCGATCTGTCCGACGAAAACAAAATAACACCATAAAATAAAACGAATATAATTGAATAATATTAAGACAGATACATAACATACCTTGAGGAGTTAGTCCACAGACCTTGGAGATCTCTGGCTTGTCTTTCACTGTTTACTTTTAATTCATTCTCGCAAGTATCTGATTGCCCTATATCTAcatttatacacacacacacacacttatcatatatttaataatgtttaagagagaaattaatttaaaatcaaaacataattaatcaaataaCCTGATGATGTTGTAGGCTTCTCAGTAGATTTGATGGTCCGATACATCTGAAACATTATATTTGATTACAAGCctactaatatatattaatgataGTTATAAGAATAAGTTATGTCGATCttgtgaccaaaaaaaaaaggttatgtCGATCaatacatatactatatatgcgCGCATGTATGTAACTTATTCTATTCACGTGTGTGTatacttctctctctctatatgtGTGTGTATGCACGCACACAGAGATGGATAAAGTAAGAAAAAAGAGAGCAGAGTAAATAAGAAAGCATTTACGATTCATGAAAATGTGCAGCCATACACAGAGATGGGGTATGTGCATGGGTCTACGTGTCTTTTTCTAACCATAGTCAAAATATGCAgaaaagtaatttatatattatcacTGAATAGTCATAtgcatatacatatatgaatctTGAGAAAGACATATATATCATCATTGACGAATTATGCCTTCTTTGTACTTTACTTTTTCTTCAACATCTCTTAGTAACAATGCAACATATGAAAGGACCCCCtttctccaaaaaaaacatatgaaaggACTCACTCTTGGTCTCTCGGCTATATCTAGGTTTTGATTCCTTTTCCTATGTTTTGTTGTTGCTAGTTTTAATTGTTTCACCTGctatatattttctctatggTAGAGACCAAACGATTTATCACAGAAAATGTTTAGTCAATTCATTAATAGTGCAGTGGGTTCGGTTCATTTGCACATACAAATACAATACAAGGAAATCATGTGGTAGATTGTTATTCTATCTACACATTTTAAAGGTTTaactaattaaattagactaaCTAGATACATTGTATAAGCTAGGAACTAATGGATAAAATTACCTGTAGATGAGATTTAACATGAGCCAATGTGAGATCTTGAACATCCATCAACTCAAGTACTGATTTTGGAGTGGCTCCTGGATATTATTCAAAAGCACAAAAtccataaaaatataatcatatattgAGATCCCATACAATAATTAGTTAAAAAGGAGAGAGATATAGTATTCactgaaaaggaaaaaagaacaGGAAATAGTGAAAAAAGGACAATACTTTCATGACCACCCAATAATTGAACAGCATGAACGAAATGGGCATGGAGGGTCGTCGTCCACCGCATCCTCGGAGCCCTTACTCCTCGTTTTGCCGTTAATCTTTGCGCCTGCGGCTGAGCTTGACGATGATGACGGTGGTGAAGATTATAACTATAACTAGGGTTTGTGTGTTGACCGTTGACTTCACTGAAGAAAAAAGGAGGAGTGGGAGAATAGTAGTAGTGGTCAAGGATTTGATTTTGGTGAAGAGGGATTCCTCTTATTGGTCTCACCATAAAATTCGATCTCAAATCTTGATCTAGAGATTCCATGTGTTCTTGATTATGATCAATCTTGGTGGGTTCATTGTTTGATGTGAATTGGAGGGTGTGGATGAGATGATCAGAAGCCTTTCTGTCTGAATCTGAGGCTTTACTACCAAAGAGTAATCTCCTTTGGACTTCTTCTTGTTCCTtataatcttcttcttcttgttcttctcttcttctgtttATCTTCAAGTACAAGTCAGGTTGTGAAGGGAAAAGCTCCATAAGAGAGAATTGGGAATGAATCAGCGATAATATTGATGAATTTTGGGGAAAGGGGAGGTGGgtgtaatctttatttaattcagaaagtttttttttcttccttaatGAATGTTTGTTCTTGGTGAGAGGAGAAAATCAGTTGCAAAGGCTTAGAGAGAgaaatagagagagatagaggtGGCAAAAGGTATGAGGAGAATGATAAGTCTCTTTCGTCTCTGTTCCCTTTGAGAAAATGACACTGTGAGAGTCTAATAAAGAAGTTGGGTGAAACATGAattttcattctattttttcttcgtatatacaggaaaatattaattttagtgGCATACTTTGTTACAATGTATATATCATCTatcacatatcaatatttaatgAGGGTATAACAATAATGTATGAAAATATTCCATTATTTGTGTTCAGATTTACATGTGAAAATGACACTTGGGTTTGAAACTGAAATATGTGCgtgttattattgttattttttaaataattattcatgagaatgaaaaataaaatgtatcaaATGctgatatttatataaaaacccGCACTTAGCTACTTATTTAGTTGTCGATAAAATGGTACAATATAAATGGGAAAAAGCTATTAGGAATTCAAAAAGAtggagataattttttttttggacaaaataaaaagatggaGAGAA
The Brassica napus cultivar Da-Ae chromosome A1, Da-Ae, whole genome shotgun sequence DNA segment above includes these coding regions:
- the LOC106372959 gene encoding probable transcription factor KAN3, whose translation is MELFPSQPDLYLKINRRREEQEEEDYKEQEEVQRRLLFGSKASDSDRKASDHLIHTLQFTSNNEPTKIDHNQEHMESLDQDLRSNFMVRPIRGIPLHQNQILDHYYYSPTPPFFFSEVNGQHTNPSYSYNLHHRHHRQAQPQAQRLTAKRGVRAPRMRWTTTLHAHFVHAVQLLGGHERATPKSVLELMDVQDLTLAHVKSHLQMYRTIKSTEKPTTSSDIGQSDTCENELKVNSERQARDLQGLWTNSSSEARFHLKAKASGLDMSSNKNVDQRCPSYERLSSDSSSLTGTRPEIETPNLEFTLAIPNLPP